A genomic stretch from Lathyrus oleraceus cultivar Zhongwan6 chromosome 2, CAAS_Psat_ZW6_1.0, whole genome shotgun sequence includes:
- the LOC127120858 gene encoding uncharacterized protein LOC127120858 isoform X1, translated as MDSSHMTSLPEDITDDQPPQPASVFASVPQRPPTKSSSEKYAPLDWSSYFDKEDDVAIPESNDVFHVYMAGTEGPVVFCLHGGGYSGLSFSVSAGIIKEKARVVAMDLRGHGKSVTDNDFDLSVETLCNDVLAVIKELYGDSPPAIILVGHSMGGSIAVHVAAKRLLSTLAGLIVVDVVEGTAMASLIHMQQILSNRMHHFSSIEKAIEWSVRAGTLRNIDSARVSVPATLKYDDSKKCYVYRTELEKTEQYWKGWYEGLSDKFLSSPVPKLLLLAGTDRLDKSLTIGQMQGKFQMIVVRHTGHAIQEDVPDEFATLVVNFISRNQIGPNGVVIPGLLKPAFSKP; from the exons ATGGATTCATCACACATGACGTCACTTCCCGAAGATATCACCGACGATCAGCCACCACAACCCGCTTCTGTTTTCGCCTCCGTTCCTCAACGTCCCCCAACTAA GAGTTCGTCGGAAAAGTACGCACCGCTAGATTGGTCCAGTTACTTTGACAAAGAAGATGATGTTGCTATTCCGGAATCAAATGAT GTTTTTCATGTTTACATGGCAGGAACTGAGGGTCCCGTTGTTTTCTGCTTACACGGTGGTGGTTATTCCGG GCTTTCATTTTCTGTGTCAGCCGGTATAATTAAGGAGAAAGCTAGAGTGGTTGCGATGGACTTGAGAGGTCATGGAAAATCAGTGACAGATAATGATTTTGACTTATCTGTTGAG ACCCTGTGTAATGATGTATTGGCTGTTATAAAGGAATTATATGGCGATTCTCCTCCTGCAATTATTCTCGTTGGGCACAG CATGGGAGGGTCGATTGCTGTGCATGTTGCTGCGAAGAGATTATTGTCAACCTTGGCTGGGTTGATTGTTGTGGATGTTGTAGAG GGAACAGCAATGGCTTCACTAATTCATATGCAACAAATCCTATCTAATAGGATGCACCATTTTTCAAGCATTGAAAAAGCT ATTGAATGGAGTGTCAGGGCTGGGACTTTAAGAAATATTGATTCTGCTCGGGTATCCGTCCCTGCCACATTAAAATACGATGACTCAAAGAAATG TTATGTTTATCGGACAGAGCTGGAAAAGACTGAACAGTATTGGAAAGGGTG GTATGAAGGCCTCTCAGATAAATTTTTGTCTTCTCCTGTTCCGAAGCTGTTGCTATTAGCAGGAACAGATAGATTGGACAA GTCTCTCACAATTGGTCAAATGCAAGGGAAGTTTCAGATGATAGTTGTCAGACACACAGGGCATGCTATTCAG GAAGATGTACCTGATGAATTTGCAACACTGGTTGTCAACTTTATTTCTCGTAACCAAATAGGCCCTAATGGAGTCGTG ATACCTGGCCTCCTCAAGCCCGCCTTTTCAAAACCGTGA
- the LOC127120858 gene encoding uncharacterized protein LOC127120858 isoform X2: MDSSHMTSLPEDITDDQPPQPASVFASVPQRPPTKSSSEKYAPLDWSSYFDKEDDVAIPESNDVFHVYMAGTEGPVVFCLHGGGYSGLSFSVSAGIIKEKARVVAMDLRGHGKSVTDNDFDLSVETLCNDVLAVIKELYGDSPPAIILVGHSMGGSIAVHVAAKRLLSTLAGLIVVDVVEGTAMASLIHMQQILSNRMHHFSSIEKAIEWSVRAGTLRNIDSARVSVPATLKYDDSKKCYVYRTELEKTEQYWKGWSLTIGQMQGKFQMIVVRHTGHAIQEDVPDEFATLVVNFISRNQIGPNGVVIPGLLKPAFSKP, from the exons ATGGATTCATCACACATGACGTCACTTCCCGAAGATATCACCGACGATCAGCCACCACAACCCGCTTCTGTTTTCGCCTCCGTTCCTCAACGTCCCCCAACTAA GAGTTCGTCGGAAAAGTACGCACCGCTAGATTGGTCCAGTTACTTTGACAAAGAAGATGATGTTGCTATTCCGGAATCAAATGAT GTTTTTCATGTTTACATGGCAGGAACTGAGGGTCCCGTTGTTTTCTGCTTACACGGTGGTGGTTATTCCGG GCTTTCATTTTCTGTGTCAGCCGGTATAATTAAGGAGAAAGCTAGAGTGGTTGCGATGGACTTGAGAGGTCATGGAAAATCAGTGACAGATAATGATTTTGACTTATCTGTTGAG ACCCTGTGTAATGATGTATTGGCTGTTATAAAGGAATTATATGGCGATTCTCCTCCTGCAATTATTCTCGTTGGGCACAG CATGGGAGGGTCGATTGCTGTGCATGTTGCTGCGAAGAGATTATTGTCAACCTTGGCTGGGTTGATTGTTGTGGATGTTGTAGAG GGAACAGCAATGGCTTCACTAATTCATATGCAACAAATCCTATCTAATAGGATGCACCATTTTTCAAGCATTGAAAAAGCT ATTGAATGGAGTGTCAGGGCTGGGACTTTAAGAAATATTGATTCTGCTCGGGTATCCGTCCCTGCCACATTAAAATACGATGACTCAAAGAAATG TTATGTTTATCGGACAGAGCTGGAAAAGACTGAACAGTATTGGAAAGGGTG GTCTCTCACAATTGGTCAAATGCAAGGGAAGTTTCAGATGATAGTTGTCAGACACACAGGGCATGCTATTCAG GAAGATGTACCTGATGAATTTGCAACACTGGTTGTCAACTTTATTTCTCGTAACCAAATAGGCCCTAATGGAGTCGTG ATACCTGGCCTCCTCAAGCCCGCCTTTTCAAAACCGTGA